One stretch of Rhodoferax lithotrophicus DNA includes these proteins:
- a CDS encoding 3-hydroxyacyl-CoA dehydrogenase/enoyl-CoA hydratase family protein yields MSRFNVKKVAVLGAGVMGAQIAAHLVNCKVPVVLFDLPAKEGPKNGIVTRAIEGLKKLKPAPLGVATDAALIGQANYEEHLEQLRDCDLIIEAIAERMDWKLDLYKKIAPYVAPTAIVASNTSGLSITKLSEVLPEELKPRFCGIHFFNPPRYMLLVELINTPTTEPHILDKLEAFVTSALGKGVVRAKDTPNFIANRVGVAGMLTTMKEVENFGLSYDVVDDLTGKKLGRASSGTFRTADVVGLDTMAHVIKTLQDTLSLETDPFYASFATPEVLKTLLEMGNLGQKSKAGFFKKVGRDIMRFDLASKDYVPAGQKADEVYTRMLKKPAAERLQLLRNAEGAEGRFLWAILRNAFHYAAVHLAEIADNARDVDLCMRWGFGMKQGPFELWQEAGWLTVANMVKEDIDAGKALCNAPLPDWVFSGPVADAGGVHTPQGSWNPSTGQFVPTRSLPVYARQHFPESVLGANAPSASTAGTTLHEDDAIRLWTLDDEVVIASIKTKMHAIGPDVIEGLLQGLALAEDKYQGMVIWSNDEMFSAGADLQAMLPAFMMGGVKAIEGAEFEMQQAMLKLRYANVPVVSAVRGLALGGGCELAAYTTKRVAAMESYIGLVEVGVGLVPGGGGLAYIARRAAENAANSTGKDLLPFLTEGFTAAAMAKVGTSALESRKLGYLLESDVIVPHKDELLYVALNEAKALYASGYRAPLKRQFPVAGRQGQATIMGSLVNMRDGGFISTHDFYIASLIAGVVCGGDVDAGSLVNEEYLMTLERQAFGALLGNPKTQERIMGMMSTGKPVRN; encoded by the coding sequence ATGTCTAGATTCAATGTGAAAAAAGTCGCCGTCCTCGGCGCCGGCGTGATGGGGGCGCAAATTGCCGCTCATCTGGTCAATTGCAAAGTGCCGGTGGTGCTGTTTGACCTGCCCGCCAAAGAAGGCCCCAAAAACGGCATCGTCACCCGCGCGATTGAGGGCCTGAAAAAGCTCAAGCCGGCCCCGCTGGGTGTGGCCACCGATGCGGCCCTGATTGGCCAAGCCAACTACGAAGAACACCTGGAGCAGTTGCGTGACTGCGACCTGATCATCGAAGCCATTGCCGAGCGCATGGACTGGAAGCTTGATCTCTACAAAAAGATCGCACCTTACGTTGCACCAACGGCCATCGTCGCCTCCAACACCTCCGGCCTGTCGATCACCAAATTGAGCGAAGTGCTGCCCGAAGAACTCAAACCGCGCTTTTGCGGCATTCACTTCTTCAACCCACCGCGCTACATGCTGCTGGTGGAGCTGATCAACACCCCCACCACCGAGCCACACATTCTGGACAAGCTCGAAGCCTTTGTCACCAGTGCGCTGGGCAAAGGTGTGGTGCGGGCCAAAGACACCCCCAACTTCATTGCCAACCGGGTTGGCGTGGCCGGCATGCTGACCACCATGAAAGAGGTGGAAAACTTCGGCCTGAGTTATGACGTGGTGGATGACCTGACCGGCAAGAAACTCGGCCGCGCCAGCTCCGGCACCTTCCGCACCGCCGACGTGGTGGGTCTGGACACCATGGCCCACGTGATCAAGACCTTGCAGGATACCCTGAGCCTGGAAACCGATCCCTTTTACGCCAGCTTTGCCACCCCCGAGGTGCTCAAGACCCTGCTGGAAATGGGCAACCTGGGCCAGAAATCCAAGGCCGGTTTCTTCAAAAAGGTCGGGCGCGACATCATGCGTTTTGATCTGGCCAGCAAAGACTACGTGCCAGCCGGTCAAAAGGCCGACGAGGTCTACACCCGCATGCTGAAAAAGCCTGCCGCCGAGCGCCTGCAACTGCTGCGCAACGCCGAAGGTGCAGAAGGACGGTTCCTGTGGGCGATTTTGCGCAACGCCTTCCACTACGCCGCTGTGCACCTGGCCGAAATTGCCGACAACGCCCGCGATGTCGACTTGTGCATGCGCTGGGGCTTTGGCATGAAACAAGGCCCGTTCGAGCTCTGGCAGGAAGCTGGTTGGCTGACGGTGGCCAACATGGTCAAGGAAGACATTGACGCGGGCAAGGCCCTGTGCAACGCCCCGCTGCCCGACTGGGTCTTCAGCGGCCCGGTGGCTGATGCCGGTGGTGTGCACACTCCACAAGGTTCCTGGAACCCCAGCACCGGCCAATTTGTGCCCACGCGCAGCTTGCCGGTGTATGCCCGCCAGCATTTCCCGGAAAGTGTGCTGGGCGCGAACGCACCGTCGGCCAGCACCGCAGGCACCACGCTGCATGAAGACGATGCGATCCGCCTGTGGACGCTGGATGACGAGGTGGTCATCGCCAGCATCAAGACCAAAATGCACGCGATTGGCCCGGATGTCATCGAAGGCTTGCTGCAAGGTCTGGCCCTGGCTGAAGACAAGTACCAAGGCATGGTGATCTGGAGCAATGACGAGATGTTCTCCGCCGGGGCCGACCTGCAAGCCATGCTGCCGGCCTTCATGATGGGCGGTGTCAAAGCGATTGAAGGGGCCGAGTTCGAGATGCAGCAAGCCATGCTCAAGCTGCGTTATGCCAACGTGCCGGTGGTCTCTGCCGTGCGCGGCCTGGCCTTGGGCGGCGGTTGTGAGCTGGCCGCCTACACCACCAAACGGGTGGCGGCGATGGAAAGTTACATTGGCCTGGTGGAAGTGGGTGTCGGCCTGGTGCCCGGTGGAGGTGGCCTGGCCTACATTGCCCGGCGTGCCGCAGAAAATGCCGCCAACTCCACCGGCAAAGACCTGCTGCCTTTCCTGACCGAAGGCTTCACCGCCGCAGCCATGGCCAAAGTGGGCACCAGCGCCCTTGAATCAAGGAAACTTGGCTATCTTTTAGAGAGCGACGTGATCGTTCCCCACAAAGACGAGCTGCTGTATGTGGCCCTCAACGAAGCCAAAGCCCTGTATGCCAGCGGCTACCGCGCACCGCTCAAGCGCCAGTTTCCAGTGGCCGGCCGTCAAGGCCAGGCCACCATCATGGGAAGCTTGGTCAACATGCGTGATGGAGGGTTCATCAGTACACACGACTTCTACATCGCCAGCCTGATCGCCGGCGTAGTGTGTGGCGGTGACGTGGATGCGGGCAGCCTGGTG
- a CDS encoding DUF2147 domain-containing protein, with protein sequence MTNQALAFLKRAQAALILIASCGAASAQMSPVGNWHSIDDKTGEVKSLIVIADNGGVLKGRIDKLLRKDADQKAVCKECSDDRKDKPLLGLEIIRGAKQVEGKEVWEGGKILDPENGKEYTLRLTPVEGGKKLEVRGSIAFFGRTQTWVRVL encoded by the coding sequence ATGACAAATCAGGCCCTGGCCTTTTTAAAACGTGCGCAAGCTGCTCTTATTTTGATTGCGTCTTGCGGTGCTGCATCGGCCCAGATGTCCCCGGTGGGCAACTGGCACAGCATTGACGACAAAACCGGCGAAGTCAAAAGCCTGATCGTCATTGCAGACAACGGCGGCGTGCTGAAAGGGCGCATTGACAAGCTGCTGCGCAAGGATGCCGACCAAAAAGCCGTGTGCAAAGAGTGCTCGGATGACCGCAAGGACAAACCTCTACTGGGCCTGGAAATCATTCGCGGGGCCAAGCAGGTGGAGGGCAAGGAAGTCTGGGAAGGCGGCAAGATTCTGGACCCGGAAAACGGCAAGGAATACACCTTGCGCCTGACCCCGGTGGAGGGCGGCAAAAAGCTTGAAGTGCGTGGCTCCATCGCCTTCTTCGGACGCACCCAGACCTGGGTGCGCGTGCTGTGA